In Candidatus Omnitrophota bacterium, the following are encoded in one genomic region:
- a CDS encoding 4Fe-4S dicluster domain-containing protein has product MKKPKIRELIEAVKALIKGPYTNPYPFKPHIPHKNFRGMPEYTKEGCIGCVACKYVCPADAIEVIDNLKKSPPIRTMVLNYDMCNYCGNCSLWCTTKDEDPPGVHHTTKFDAAYLDRSDRASVTTTSESELALCEVCGDIVATYAHLKWIARRLDTLAYSNPTVYLADLKEMGVISENLIANAKELTRADRIKILCSHCRRKTTLEK; this is encoded by the coding sequence ATGAAGAAACCCAAAATAAGAGAACTCATAGAAGCGGTGAAGGCGCTCATAAAAGGGCCTTATACTAACCCCTATCCTTTTAAGCCGCATATCCCGCATAAAAATTTCAGGGGGATGCCCGAATATACAAAAGAGGGTTGTATAGGATGTGTCGCATGCAAATACGTCTGCCCGGCGGACGCGATAGAGGTTATAGACAATCTAAAGAAAAGCCCGCCTATAAGGACAATGGTCTTAAATTATGATATGTGTAATTACTGCGGCAATTGCTCGCTTTGGTGCACCACAAAAGACGAGGATCCACCCGGTGTGCATCATACTACCAAATTCGACGCGGCGTATCTGGACCGTTCCGACAGGGCTTCTGTCACTACGACCTCCGAGAGCGAACTTGCGCTTTGCGAGGTATGCGGCGACATAGTCGCCACATACGCGCACCTCAAATGGATTGCGAGAAGGCTCGATACGCTCGCATATTCAAACCCCACAGTCTATCTCGCCGATTTGAAAGAGATGGGCGTCATAAGCGAAAATCTGATAGCCAATGCAAAAGAATTGACCCGCGCCGACCGCATCAAGATACTTTGCTCCCACTGCCGCCGCAAAACTACCCTTGAAAAATAG